TCCACTTTCTTCACCTTCAACAAGCAATTGGCGTAAAGTGTTCATTTTAGTTTCTTGGGTTTCAAGTAAACGTAAAGCGGAACGAATAACTTCACTTGCAGAGCCATAGCGACCGTTTTGAATTTGACTAGCAATAAAACCGTCAAAATGGTCACCCAAAGTAATGCTAGTGTTCTTAGCCATAACATAGTCCTCAATACCAATAGATACCTAATTATGGTATTGGTAGAACTTGGATGCAAGGCGCATAACAAACATTTAAGCTGTCAAAATACTTCACTTAATCTAATAAAAATGGGCAACGCACTATACGTTGCCCATTTTCAATATTGGTTACCCTAAGATTAAGCAGCCGAACGCAATGAATACTCAACTCTGCGCCAACGAACCACATCTATCAAACAAAACGCCAATAAGCTCAGCCCCATCACAGGCAAAGCGAAGCCTAATAACAGCGCAATCACCACTGTCATCACTTTCATACCCGTTGAAAGTCGTACCCACATTTGAGTGAGTGTTTGCTGAGTATTGGCAGCCATTGGCCTACGTTGCCACCACATTTTATAGCCCCAAACAATCACCAAGCATAAAGCCAATCCAAACGCCGCTAATAACAACTGATTAGGCAAGCCAAACAATACGCCCATGTGCGCATCGATACCCCAGCGGATTAACTTCGCAACCAATGGATATTGAGCAAATTCGGCATGAGCCACAACTGACATCGACATTGGATCGATAGCGACTTCATCCACTTGCGTTGGCCAAGAACGATCAATCTCTTTCACTACCCAAGCCGTTTGTGCATTCGGTGCTGGCACAATTTCGATTTTACCTGCATCAATCCCAAACTGACGTGCGGTGTGCTCGACCTGATTAAACAGCTTCAAATCCGTATTGGCGTGTATATCAGATACCGCTTTCATATCTGACATGCCTTGGTGCTCAGCGTGCAAACCTGAATGTGAACCAGAATTTTGCATCGGGGTTAATTCACGCGGCACTGTCGGTGTTACCCAGCCAATCGCTTGACGCCACTCGGCAATATTGCCCCCCGCCCATTTAGACCAAGTTAAGCCTGTCGCTGAGAAAAACAGTAAGCCTAAGCTGATCCAAATCGCCACTTTGGCATGACGAGATCGTGCTTGTGCAAAACTGCCCGCTTTGGTCTGGCGAGAAAAACTACGGCGTTGTTGCCACCATAAAAACACCCCGCCTAGCGCAGCAATCCACATCCAAGATGCCGCCAATTCACTGTAATATCGACCAACCGGCCCTAGCAATAAATCGGTATGCATAAAATCAATCGCAATACGCAAAGGCAAAACACCACTGGTGCCGTAACTCGCCAGTTCACCTTTGATCTCTAACGTGATCGGGTCAACAAACACGGTGCGGGCACGATAATGATCAATCTCAGGATCGTTAAATAACACGCGAGTGGTTTGCCCTAATGATGGCGCAGGGCGAACAGATTTAATTTCTAACGGGTGGGGTAAAGACTGCTGCGCTGCATGAATTTGATCGCTCAGCAGCTTTGCTTCACCTTGAGTCACACCAGTTAATTGTTGCTTATATACCGCTTGTTCAATTTGCGGTGTCAGCACGTAAAGCGTTCCGGTTAACGCCGCCATAAAAATAAATGGGCCAACAAATAACCCAATGTAGAAGTGCAGCCGTTTAACAAAAGCCGTTAAACTGCCAGCACTTCCAGTTTGTACTGTATCCATTGTTATCTCTCTATTTAAATTAAAAATATCAAATAAATAGAATACTTGGTGGAGCTCTTGGGGTTGGAAATAAAAAAGAAAAGAACTGACCTAAGCGAACTTTCTCAATCGCTAACAAAGCAATGAAGATCAACATCGCGCTAGGCATAATTGCG
The Vibrio gangliei genome window above contains:
- a CDS encoding type II toxin-antitoxin system ParD family antitoxin — protein: MAKNTSITLGDHFDGFIASQIQNGRYGSASEVIRSALRLLETQETKMNTLRQLLVEGEESGVADYDLDSFINELDSEEKK
- a CDS encoding PepSY-associated TM helix domain-containing protein codes for the protein MDTVQTGSAGSLTAFVKRLHFYIGLFVGPFIFMAALTGTLYVLTPQIEQAVYKQQLTGVTQGEAKLLSDQIHAAQQSLPHPLEIKSVRPAPSLGQTTRVLFNDPEIDHYRARTVFVDPITLEIKGELASYGTSGVLPLRIAIDFMHTDLLLGPVGRYYSELAASWMWIAALGGVFLWWQQRRSFSRQTKAGSFAQARSRHAKVAIWISLGLLFFSATGLTWSKWAGGNIAEWRQAIGWVTPTVPRELTPMQNSGSHSGLHAEHQGMSDMKAVSDIHANTDLKLFNQVEHTARQFGIDAGKIEIVPAPNAQTAWVVKEIDRSWPTQVDEVAIDPMSMSVVAHAEFAQYPLVAKLIRWGIDAHMGVLFGLPNQLLLAAFGLALCLVIVWGYKMWWQRRPMAANTQQTLTQMWVRLSTGMKVMTVVIALLLGFALPVMGLSLLAFCLIDVVRWRRVEYSLRSAA